Proteins encoded in a region of the Podospora pseudopauciseta strain CBS 411.78 chromosome 6, whole genome shotgun sequence genome:
- a CDS encoding hypothetical protein (antiSMASH:Cluster_4) produces the protein MAPKRNNNKAPKAPKAPKAPKNHKTTSKVKKVQAPITTRVTRSRARESGEELVSLDIPTVNSTAVTTEIKASTETPRDLESSPRKLARNGRAPEAPSSPEKMPTEKQTIDETPGVSPNWADSERYTRYSSSTESSLYRF, from the exons ATGGCCCCCAAGAGGAATAACAACAAGGCCCCCAAGGCCCCCAAGGCCCCCAAGGCTCCAAAAAACCACAAAACCACCTCCAAAGTCAAGAAGGTGCAGGCACCTATCACTACCCGTGTGACACGCTCTAGGGCCCGTGAGtctggggaggagttggtgtCTCTTGACAT CCCTACGGTTAACAGCACCGCGGTTACCACTGAGATCAAG GCGTCCACCGAAACACCTCGTGACTTGGAATCATCTCCTAGGAAATTGGCGAGGAATGGCCGCGCACCAGAGGCGCCTTCTAGTCCTGAGAAAATGCCCACCGAGAAACAG ACAATTGATGAAACGCCTGGGGTGTCTCCTAACTGGGCCGACTCCGAGCGGTACACCCGCTACTCCTCGTCCACTGAATCAAGCCTCTACAGGTTCTAG
- a CDS encoding hypothetical protein (antiSMASH:Cluster_4) — MSDLPSPRRIAVSTFRSTARLPFWTPRTRTRARLVLHSSPDISAILRPRSVLRPLSCPRNRAISRTSSTLRPLHLLLFPAALRNPSTLKTRSPQSPLRSLTFIRPPSLLQPSSLPHPLRVPDFNLPDELANKPNFDE; from the coding sequence ATGAGCGATCTGCCGTCTCCCCGACGAATTGCAGTGTCGACTTTTCGGTCGACGGCGAGGTTACCATTTTGGACGCCTCGTACGAGGACCCGAGCGAGACTGGTGTTGCACAGCAGTCCGGACATCTCAGCAATCCTGAGACCCCGAAGCGTCCTGAGACCCCTAAGCTGCCCGAGAAATCGAGCGATATCCAGAACCTCAAGCACCCTGAGGCCTCTACACCTACTACTATTCCCAGCCGCCTTGAGAAACCCGTCGACCTTGAAAACTCGAAGCCCCCAGAGCCCACTGCGCTCCCTGACATTCATCCGCCCCCCGAGCCTACTACAACCCTCAAGCCTACCACACCCCCTCAGGGTTCCGGACTTCAACTTACCAGATGAGTTGGCAAATAAGCCCAACTTCGACGAATAG